A window of Candidatus Kryptonium sp. genomic DNA:
GCCATTTTTCCTCAACTTCTTGAAAAGGATAACGAACCTGCATCTCTTTTTCTTCACCTCAAAATTTATTTTTAAGTTTTACGGGCAAATAAAAATAAACATAAATAGCTTCAAAATTTTCGCTCAATTTTCAAAGCAGAGAAAGTTGCATTGAATCTTGCTTTTGCGGTGGCTTCCCGAGCTTTCCCTTCTGTCGGAAGTAAATCATCGCTGTTTCAATGCTACCGAGCCGTAATCTTTTCTTTAATTCCTCTGGTGTCGCTCCATTTTCAACCATTATCATAGCCGCTGTGTGTTTAAGAGAATAAGGGGTTAACTTTCTGTTTCTACCTTTTTTAACGCCAGATTTCTTTAAATACTCACTTATGATTATTCTAATTCCTTTGTTCGTTAATCTTTCACCCATATTCTTTGGACCCAAGCTCACAAACATCGGCTGATCTGGCTCCACAGGTTGACGCTTTCCACGAATGGTGAAGTAATCGTGAAGTGCCTTGACGACATCATCAGGAACTGGCACAACTTCATCCTTCACATCCTTTCCCTTGCCCTGAACATAAATTATATACTGATCATTAACGATCTTCAAATCTCCAACATCAGCATTTGAAAGCTCAAGTTCGCTCATTGCGCATCCAAGCATCATTTTAATCATCGCATAATCCCTATATCCTGCTTCATCTTTCTTTTCAACACTTGAAAGAAGTTGGTCTATTTCTTCCCAAGTCAAGAATTCCCTGCTGTGAGATGTGGGTCTTTTATTACCCGGGATTCTCTTAGCTGGATTTTTCTCTATGACTCCAATCACTTTAAGATATTCACAAAAGCGACGAAGCGCCGTTAGATATGTTGAAACAGAAACTGGGGAAAGCTTTTTTATATGCGTCAAATAATCTCTATATCTTTGGACATCTTCAACAAGGAAACGAAATTTCTTATCAACCGCAAACCATCTCAAAAACTCCCGCAAAGCCCTTGTATAGGTCCCTTTTGTGTCCTCGCGCTTACTTGAAAGTTCGTTTGAAAAATTTTCAAAGTGTTGCGTCAACTCTTCAAGTGTCATCACCACTGGCTTAAACTCATCCCTTATCATCTTCGCACAAAAACAAAATTACTTTTTTAAAAATTTACAAATTGAGCCAAAGATTTGCAAGTTGGAAAACTTCCTTTTAAATTTTTAACGCAATTTCCCCAGCGATTCACCTTTAACAAAAAATGATTGAAAATGAATGAAAAATTTACGCAAAAATTAAAATTCGTTCTGGTGATTTTAATTGTTTTCTTCGTGGTTGAATTAACGGCTGGATTTCTCACAAACAGCCTCGCTCTTATCTCGGATGCTGGTCATATGGTCACCGATATTTTTGCGATAGTGGTAAGCTTGCTTGGTTTTAAAATCGCCGTAAGTAGAAGCACAAAAAATAAAACTTATGGATTTTACAGAGCTGAAATAATCGCCGCTTTTATCAACGGGATATTGCTAATTCTGATTTCTGGTTATATTTTGATTGAAGCGTTTGAACGGCTGAAAAACCCACCTGTTGTTAAAGGATTGGAAATGCTCCTCGTTGCGACGGCAGGATTAATCGCCAACATCATTGCCAGTGCTATATTGTTTTCGGAGAGAAGGAAAAATCTAAATATGCGTGCTGCTTACCTTCATGTCTTAAGCGATGCTCTTGGTTCAATTGGCGCAATAAGCGCAGGAATTGTAATTATTTTAACTAAATGGTTCTACGCTGATATATTGGCAAGTTTTTTAATAAGCGCTATAATTGCTTACAATTCAATACGACTTCTCAAAGATTCAATTAACATACTGATGGAAGGAGTACCTTCTGATGTTGATATTGATAAAATCGCAAATGAACTTTTGAAAATACCCGAAGTCATAGCAGTGCACGATCTTCACATATGGACGCTCGCAAGCGGGAAAAACATATTAACCGCCCATGTCAGAGTAAAGGGCGAGATAGATAGAAAAAAGTTAAATGCATTACTAAACGAAATTGAAACCACCATCAAGGAAAGCTCAAATATAGAACATACAACAATTCAAATAGAATCAGCTACATTTGACGCCGAGTTCATAATTCCAGACATAAAAGAGAAAACAGCAAATAAACTCAATCAAAATTAAACTTAACTGAAGCACCTCCAAACCAATTCCTCGGAAGCCCGGGCTCAATATATGCGTAAGGAGTTTTTCTTTCTGGATTTACGAAAATTGAGGCGATATATTTCTTATTCGCCAAATTATTTACCCCAGCACCAAGAGATATTTCAAACTTCCCAATGTTTATCTCAAATCCAGCAAAGGAATTTACGATAACATAATCTCCAACTTTAATTTCGTTTGGATCATCCGCGAAGTATTTACCAACATAAACGATCTCTGAATTCAAATTGAACGGTTTAAATTCAAAGTTCAAACTTAAATTTCCCCACAAATTAGGTATCCCAGGAACGAGCTTGCCTGAATGATTCCCGAGATCGTTTTCATATTTAACATATTTTGCGTCAATGTATGTTAACGCAAAATCAAGGTTGATCCATTTTTTAAAATCAATTTTTCCACCGAATTCAAAACCATTTCTCCTTGACTCACCCGCTGAGAAAAACCAACTACCATTAGCGTAGGGAACTATTTCATTGTGGACGACAATTCTGAAAACCGAGAATGAATATAAAATTCCAGAGATTAAGAAATTATCAAGCCCAAAAGCGCCTTTGATACCAGTTTCAATTGTCTGAGAACTCATTGGTTTCAAAAATGGATTTAACGAAACATTTACAAGTTCAGGTGGTGGATCAACCTCGTTGAACGCGGGACTTTCAACACCACCGCTTAAAGTTAAATAAGCGGAATTGCTTTCGTTTACCCTAAACAAGAGGGAGATTGACGGTGTAAAACGCTCAAACAGAAGAACATCTCTGCGAGTTGTTCTCTTTACTCCAGCTGGATAGATTTCGCTAATATATCTTTGAAAATCATAACGACCTCCGAAACTCAACGTAATTTCATTTAGTGGTTTAAGCTCAACTCTTGCAAAAAAGCCACCTGAGCGAGCACCTTCTCTTTTGTTGGTCCTGAGCGAATCCCCTCTTTCACCGTTTTTCAAATTATAAAACAAAATCGTCCCATCTTGATATGAATCATCATAACCGATAAAAATCTTCGGCTTAAAGAGCATAGCTTCGTTTGAATAGGCATAGGTTAAACCTGTGCCGAAGAAGTAACGATTGAAATCGCGAAATGTGTTTCTCTCCGAGCGTTGCAAAACTTTTGGAAGAAAGTATAACCTAAAATCAAAAGTATGATTTTGCCCGAGCGAATTTGTTAAGTTAAAGCCAATTCTTCCTATGCGATTATATCTTCGTTCCTTTCGTTGCAGATAAACTTGATTTGCTTTTGATGGTTCAGATATAAATTCGTCAAATGTCAGAGGTCCTGGGATGTAAAAGAGATTTGAAACGAAGCCAGTTATGATCTTCAAATTTGTTTGTTTTCCAGCTCTTATTTTAAGAACAGAATAAATTTGCTTTTTGCTTAATTCGCTATTCTCTCTCCAACCCTTGAAATTGAACGAAGTCCCATAAACAATCACATCTCCATTTTCAAAGCGTGATCCAAGTTTGAAATTTGTTCGCAATAACCCAAAACTTCCAAAGGTTGAGTTTAACTCAGCGAAAGAGTTTCTCAACTTTGTTGTTTCAAAATTAACTATACCACCGGAAGCATTACCGAAAAGAGTTGATAAATTAGTGCGAACGATTTCAATTTTTTCAAATGAAGATACATCTATAAAATCAAGTGATGTCCTGCCATCTGGTTCAGTTTCTGGGAAGCCGTCAACGAGAATTTTAATACCTCTTATTGTCCCGGCGTTTGATTTATCGCCATAGCCACGAGAGCCGAAGCCCCGAACTGTTAATCTGACATCTTGGGCTCCGGCTCTACTTTGAACGAGCACACCTGGAACACTTAAAACATCAGAAAGAGAAAGTTTTCTTTTAAATCTTACATCGTTAAAATCAACCAAAGTCACAGCCATCGGTAAATTCAAAACCTCACCACCTGCACGATAAGCCACAACCTCAACCTCACCAAGATAATATGTTTTAACTGTATCCTGTTGAAATACAAAAATGGCTGAGACAACAAGTGAAATTAAAAAATTCATACTTTTTGAAGCTATTTTGTTTCAACTATGATTGCAGGTATCTCAAGATCTTTCATCGCGCGATTGAATTCAGGTATATCTTTCTCCACAACTTCCTTAAACTTGTTCAATTGAACATCAAGTCGCTTTGATAGATCATCAAAAACATCATACATTTGCTTTGGCGGTTTTGAATCAGCACTTGCAACAGCGCTTGCAAGCGATGCAAGTTTACCATTCAATTTCACAGGATGATTCAGAATATCTTGTGAGCTTCTTGCTTTGTTTTGAGTTATTTCGCTTTCAATTGATGTCAGTTTTTCTTTTAATTGCTTGGCGAGTTTCGTCACCCTTTCCTCGTTCTTTGTCCCCTTCGTCCTATCTACGAAGGAATCAATTTGCTTTAAAATGTCCCTGATCTTATTTACAGTTTTATTTGCTTCGCTTAGTTTATCTCTAATTTTGATTAGAAGATCAAATTGCGCTTTGAAGTCCTCGTCAGTTGCTTCAATTCTTGGGTCTTTCTTGATCTCAAACCATTGTGTTAAGGTTTTTCCACCGACAATTAGTTTAACTTGATATTTTCCGGGCACCGCTAATGGACCTCTCGTTGTTCCACCCCAGCTCCAGAAGCGAATATCTCTTAGATTCTCAGCGTCAGGATATCGCATATCCCAGACAAATCTATTCATTCCCGCTTCAGCTGAAACTCTTTCTGTCCTCGGACCTACAAATTCAAACTCATCTGGTTGTCGTCCATCTTCCGGTCTTTCAACTTTACTTGAAAACGACTTTATCAAAGCGCCTTTTTCGTCATAAAATTCAATCTTTACTTCATCCTTTGGTTTTTCCTTGAAATAATAATAAACGATCACACCATTTGGCGGATTTTGTCCAATAGTGGAACCTGGCGCTCTAAATCCTCCACCTCCACGCATTCTGTAAGCATCTCTCGGTTTGAAAAGATAAACATCCGATTTTGCAACCTCATCAGATAGCTGATAAAGAGGAGTTAGATCATCAAGAACCCAAAATGATCTTCCGTGAGTTGCAACGACAAGATCTTTCTCACGAGAATGCACAGCGATGTCATATATCGGGGTCACAGGCAAATTCAATTGAAGCGTTTGCCAATTTTCCCCATCATCAAAAGAAACATAGATTCCATATTCGGTTCCAGCGTAAAGTAAACCTTTGCGATTTGGATCAGCTCTTACAACTCGCGTGAAGTGAGTGTCCGGTATTCCATTAACAATTTTTTTCCAAGTTTTCCCATAATCCGTCGTTTTAAAAATATAAGGTTTGAAATCGCCGAGTTTATATCTTGTCACTGCAATATAAGCAGTTCCAGCATCAAAAGGCGATGGTTCAATTATACTTATCAAACTCCATTCAGGTAAATCTTTTGGAGTCACATTAATCCATGTCTTACCATTATCTGTTGAGACATGAACCAAACCGTCATCAGAACCAGCCCAGAGAACTCCTTTTTTAATTGGAGATTCAGCAAATGCATAAATTGTGCAGTAGTATTCAGCGCTCGTGTTATCTTTTGTTATAGGACCGCCTGATGGCGCTGTTTTTGAAGTATCATTTCTTGTCAAATCAGGGCTTATGACTTCCCAGCTCATTCCCTCGTCTGTGCTTCTGAAGACATGGTTAGCAGTAACATACAAAACATTTGGATCATGGGGAGAAATAACTATCGGAAATGTCCACGCAAAACGATATTTAATGTCTCTTGCACCACCTCCAATCGGTGATTCTGGCCAAACGCTGATATTTTTAACTTCTCTGGTTCTTTTATCAAATCTCGTCAAAAGTCCTCCATAACTTCCAGCATAAACTATATTCGGGTTATCAGGTCTAACTGCGATATATCCGCTTTCACCTCCACCAACCGGAAACCAATCAGTTATATCAATTCCAAAACCAGTTGTTCTGCTTGCAATTCCAACCGTTGTGTTATCCTGCTGAGCTCCATAAATAAAGTAAGGAAATTGGCTATCAACCGTGACATGATAAAATTGTGCTGTTGGATAATCTTGCTCTGTCCATGTCAAACCACCATTGAAAGTAACGGACGCACCACCATCGCTTGCGTGTATCATTATGTTTGGATCTTTTGGATTTATCCATAAGTCGTGATGATCAACATGTGGGGTTTGAATAACCGTAAATGTTCTTCCACCATCAACTGATTTTAGAAATTGAACATTTAAAACATAAACGACATCTGGATTTTTAGGATCGGCAAAAACATGCATATAATAAAAAGGTCTTTGCCAAAGACGCTTGTCATCGTTTACCTTTCTCCAAGTTGCACCGCCATCTTCTGATTTGAACAACCCACCATTTTCCGCTTCAACGAGAGCCCAGACGAGCCCAGGTTTAGCAGCTGAGACAGCAATTCCAATCCTTCCTTTTATACCTCTTGGAAATCCCGGGTTATTTGAAATTTCAAACCATGTTTCCCCTCCATCTGTTGACTTCCAAAGCCCACTTCCAGGACCACCGCTTGAAAGTGACCAAAAATTTCTATAAACTTCCCACAATGAAGCATAAATCACCCGTGGATTTGTTGGATCAATTACTAAATCAACAGCACCTGTCTTTTCATCTTTATAAAGAACCTTTCTCCATGTTTTTCCACCATCGGTTGATTTATAAACTCCACGATCAGGTGATGGCGCGAAGGGATTTCCAAGTGCAGCTACTAAAGCAATGTTTGCAT
This region includes:
- a CDS encoding cation diffusion facilitator family transporter, with product MNEKFTQKLKFVLVILIVFFVVELTAGFLTNSLALISDAGHMVTDIFAIVVSLLGFKIAVSRSTKNKTYGFYRAEIIAAFINGILLILISGYILIEAFERLKNPPVVKGLEMLLVATAGLIANIIASAILFSERRKNLNMRAAYLHVLSDALGSIGAISAGIVIILTKWFYADILASFLISAIIAYNSIRLLKDSINILMEGVPSDVDIDKIANELLKIPEVIAVHDLHIWTLASGKNILTAHVRVKGEIDRKKLNALLNEIETTIKESSNIEHTTIQIESATFDAEFIIPDIKEKTANKLNQN
- a CDS encoding site-specific integrase — protein: MIRDEFKPVVMTLEELTQHFENFSNELSSKREDTKGTYTRALREFLRWFAVDKKFRFLVEDVQRYRDYLTHIKKLSPVSVSTYLTALRRFCEYLKVIGVIEKNPAKRIPGNKRPTSHSREFLTWEEIDQLLSSVEKKDEAGYRDYAMIKMMLGCAMSELELSNADVGDLKIVNDQYIIYVQGKGKDVKDEVVPVPDDVVKALHDYFTIRGKRQPVEPDQPMFVSLGPKNMGERLTNKGIRIIISEYLKKSGVKKGRNRKLTPYSLKHTAAMIMVENGATPEELKKRLRLGSIETAMIYFRQKGKLGKPPQKQDSMQLSLL
- a CDS encoding TonB-dependent receptor, whose product is MNFLISLVVSAIFVFQQDTVKTYYLGEVEVVAYRAGGEVLNLPMAVTLVDFNDVRFKRKLSLSDVLSVPGVLVQSRAGAQDVRLTVRGFGSRGYGDKSNAGTIRGIKILVDGFPETEPDGRTSLDFIDVSSFEKIEIVRTNLSTLFGNASGGIVNFETTKLRNSFAELNSTFGSFGLLRTNFKLGSRFENGDVIVYGTSFNFKGWRENSELSKKQIYSVLKIRAGKQTNLKIITGFVSNLFYIPGPLTFDEFISEPSKANQVYLQRKERRYNRIGRIGFNLTNSLGQNHTFDFRLYFLPKVLQRSERNTFRDFNRYFFGTGLTYAYSNEAMLFKPKIFIGYDDSYQDGTILFYNLKNGERGDSLRTNKREGARSGGFFARVELKPLNEITLSFGGRYDFQRYISEIYPAGVKRTTRRDVLLFERFTPSISLLFRVNESNSAYLTLSGGVESPAFNEVDPPPELVNVSLNPFLKPMSSQTIETGIKGAFGLDNFLISGILYSFSVFRIVVHNEIVPYANGSWFFSAGESRRNGFEFGGKIDFKKWINLDFALTYIDAKYVKYENDLGNHSGKLVPGIPNLWGNLSLNFEFKPFNLNSEIVYVGKYFADDPNEIKVGDYVIVNSFAGFEINIGKFEISLGAGVNNLANKKYIASIFVNPERKTPYAYIEPGLPRNWFGGASVKFNFD
- a CDS encoding glycosyl hydrolase, with translation MRFVKLLFIVLISLISISSVFPQRKTAPSVKPTVLKYDTSLYRAMQWREIGPFRGGRSIAVAGHPDQPLTYYFGATGGGVWKTTDGGVTWVNISDGFFKSSSVGAIAVAESDPNVIYVGMGESCLRNTIIIGDGVYKSEDAGKTWKNIGLAETKVISKIRIHPKDANIALVAALGNPFAPSPDRGVYKSTDGGKTWRKVLYKDEKTGAVDLVIDPTNPRVIYASLWEVYRNFWSLSSGGPGSGLWKSTDGGETWFEISNNPGFPRGIKGRIGIAVSAAKPGLVWALVEAENGGLFKSEDGGATWRKVNDDKRLWQRPFYYMHVFADPKNPDVVYVLNVQFLKSVDGGRTFTVIQTPHVDHHDLWINPKDPNIMIHASDGGASVTFNGGLTWTEQDYPTAQFYHVTVDSQFPYFIYGAQQDNTTVGIASRTTGFGIDITDWFPVGGGESGYIAVRPDNPNIVYAGSYGGLLTRFDKRTREVKNISVWPESPIGGGARDIKYRFAWTFPIVISPHDPNVLYVTANHVFRSTDEGMSWEVISPDLTRNDTSKTAPSGGPITKDNTSAEYYCTIYAFAESPIKKGVLWAGSDDGLVHVSTDNGKTWINVTPKDLPEWSLISIIEPSPFDAGTAYIAVTRYKLGDFKPYIFKTTDYGKTWKKIVNGIPDTHFTRVVRADPNRKGLLYAGTEYGIYVSFDDGENWQTLQLNLPVTPIYDIAVHSREKDLVVATHGRSFWVLDDLTPLYQLSDEVAKSDVYLFKPRDAYRMRGGGGFRAPGSTIGQNPPNGVIVYYYFKEKPKDEVKIEFYDEKGALIKSFSSKVERPEDGRQPDEFEFVGPRTERVSAEAGMNRFVWDMRYPDAENLRDIRFWSWGGTTRGPLAVPGKYQVKLIVGGKTLTQWFEIKKDPRIEATDEDFKAQFDLLIKIRDKLSEANKTVNKIRDILKQIDSFVDRTKGTKNEERVTKLAKQLKEKLTSIESEITQNKARSSQDILNHPVKLNGKLASLASAVASADSKPPKQMYDVFDDLSKRLDVQLNKFKEVVEKDIPEFNRAMKDLEIPAIIVETK